A single window of Nicotiana sylvestris chromosome 3, ASM39365v2, whole genome shotgun sequence DNA harbors:
- the LOC138887345 gene encoding uncharacterized protein — MGSKASRCKKKTEALECLRDEADRAKSDYDELKARAEVQASKEKDALAKVPTLEVQLRLARDNALVQADMITKLKSELSKVMAEIVDARVRAVLTGTKADQEMEVYLKDANDAQAELRRIIDREEKIKEYARCKSRKKTLEEILTRGFVL; from the exons atgggaagcaaagCATCACG TTGCAAAAAAAAGACAGAAGCCCTGGAATGTCTTCGGGATGAAGCTGATCGAGCCAAGAGTGACTACGATGAGCTAAAAGCTCGGGCAGAGGTTCAGGCTTCAAAGGAGAAGgatgccttggctaaagttcctacCTTAGAGGTTCAACTCCGCTTAGCTCGTGACAATGCTTTAGTTCAAGCAGACATGATCACAAAGCTCAAATCTGAGCTTTCGAAGGTCAtggctgagatcgttgatgcccgGGTTAGAGCCGTACTGACCGGaactaaggctgatcaggagatggaaGTTTATTTGAAGGACGCTAACGATGCTCAAGCCGAGTTGAGAAGGATCATCGATCGTGAAGAGAAGATTaaagaatatgctcgttgcaagTCTCGAAAAAAGACTCTCGAGGAGATCCTTACTAGGGGTTTTGTTCTCTAG